One window of the Corynebacterium glutamicum ATCC 13032 genome contains the following:
- the gip gene encoding gyrase inhibitor Gip, producing MAKEFEFTIPDQHNRLPLIYLVAARTITSARTQLRAELDQDDPDLLSSIDIDALPYVIVE from the coding sequence ATGGCTAAAGAATTCGAATTCACCATCCCTGACCAACATAATCGTTTACCGCTTATTTACCTGGTCGCAGCACGCACAATCACCAGCGCTCGCACTCAGCTTCGTGCTGAACTCGATCAGGACGACCCCGATTTGCTCTCAAGTATCGACATTGATGCGCTCCCCTACGTCATCGTCGAGTAA
- a CDS encoding AAA family ATPase, with product MSLYLDDTLSRIVELDLKDTRIVPFLAGEPGIGKTSFIYGIGERAGYKVFSISVNTLADKGDLTGARTLQDPADGKWKQMFFPHATFVEANDYALANPNETVVILLDEINRTDSDVTSASMTISTERRVGTTDLAPNVRLAVTGNLTGNVTHLDSASLTRFSLYEVKPSAETFMNIMGGRLNKYIRTVLTKYPEYIFMKPTTATALITTGDDDDDHTTNAKQMMDFNAVLGSDQDMVQFTAPRTIEGLSVWLNNADDDFLRLLLQEKVDGLARSMSLLQATLESHTGDTAFTAEVLSEMTNDLLSSASQAPSGPIKPFVYDRLAAAPSNTVLEQEVHTLSLNDRADVLLFALHDTVNNAAPSIIAHLASEGVLDELPKDRISKIVSLGPVPTANYHALTRQDTTLTRNLGPAVLGFLES from the coding sequence ATGTCTCTCTACCTTGACGACACTTTGTCTCGCATCGTTGAACTTGATCTCAAAGACACCCGCATTGTGCCGTTTCTTGCTGGTGAACCAGGTATCGGTAAAACCTCATTCATCTACGGCATCGGCGAACGTGCAGGCTACAAAGTCTTCAGTATCTCGGTTAACACCCTTGCCGATAAGGGTGACCTCACGGGCGCTCGCACCCTGCAGGACCCTGCCGATGGCAAGTGGAAGCAGATGTTTTTCCCGCACGCGACCTTCGTCGAAGCAAATGACTATGCACTAGCAAACCCAAACGAAACGGTCGTCATTCTTCTCGATGAGATTAACCGAACTGATTCGGATGTCACCTCTGCCTCGATGACTATCTCTACTGAGCGTCGCGTTGGTACCACCGATCTAGCACCCAATGTCCGCCTTGCTGTCACCGGAAACCTCACCGGTAATGTCACCCACCTTGATTCAGCATCTCTGACCAGGTTCTCCCTCTATGAGGTCAAGCCATCCGCAGAGACCTTCATGAACATCATGGGCGGCCGCCTCAACAAGTACATCCGTACCGTGCTGACCAAATACCCGGAATACATCTTCATGAAGCCAACTACTGCTACTGCTCTTATTACCACTGGCGATGATGATGACGACCATACAACCAATGCGAAGCAAATGATGGACTTCAACGCTGTGCTCGGTTCAGACCAAGACATGGTTCAATTTACCGCACCTAGAACTATCGAAGGTTTGTCCGTCTGGCTCAACAACGCCGATGATGACTTTCTTCGTCTACTTCTACAAGAAAAGGTGGATGGTCTTGCTCGATCCATGAGCTTGCTGCAGGCTACGCTCGAATCTCACACCGGCGATACCGCTTTTACCGCAGAAGTCCTCAGCGAAATGACCAATGATCTGCTGAGCTCCGCATCGCAAGCTCCTAGTGGTCCAATCAAACCATTTGTCTACGACCGACTCGCTGCTGCACCAAGCAATACTGTACTGGAACAAGAGGTTCACACACTCAGTCTCAATGACCGCGCCGATGTCTTGTTGTTTGCCCTCCATGACACTGTAAACAACGCTGCACCAAGCATCATCGCTCACCTTGCATCTGAAGGCGTACTTGATGAACTGCCCAAAGACAGAATCAGCAAAATTGTTTCACTCGGTCCTGTACCAACGGCAAACTATCACGCCTTGACCAGACAGGATACAACGTTGACTCGAAATCTCGGTCCCGCTGTCTTGGGCTTCTTGGAAAGTTAA